A genomic window from Companilactobacillus alimentarius DSM 20249 includes:
- the typA gene encoding translational GTPase TypA: MTKRREDIRNIAIIAHVDHGKTTLVNEMLKQSDTLGKHYEIQDRALDSNAIERERGITILSKNTAVDYDGKKINILDTPGHADFGGEVERIMKMVDGVLLVVDAYEGTMPQTRFVLKKALEQHLTPIVVINKIDRPGARPAEVVDEVLELFIELGADDSQLDFPVIYASAINGTSSYSDDPAKQEHTMNPLFDTILKTIPAPIDNSDEPLQFQVALLDYNDYVGRIGIGRIFRGKIKVGDSVTVMKLDGSTKNFRVTKLFGFMGLKRVEINEAKAGDLIAVSGMEDIYVGETVTPVDHQEALPLLRIDEPTLKMMFLQNNSPFAGREGTEVTARKIEDRLKKQLHTDVSLRVEDTDQAGAWMVSGRGELHLSILVEEMRREGFELQLSRPEVIYKTIDNKKCEPFEEVTIDTPDEYVGSVIDSMAQRKGDMQNMESTGNGQTRLIFSTPSRGLIGYSTEFLSMTGGYGILNNTFSEYKPVVKNWNPGRRTGALVSINQGPSTTYSLESVEDRGTLFIGAGVDVYEGMIVGESSRDQDIAVTVTKGKNLTNTRASGKDHAAAIRTPRDMSLEQSIEFLNEDELCEVTPKNVRLRKKILNTNERKKFDKSKKN, encoded by the coding sequence TTGACTAAGAGAAGAGAAGATATTAGAAATATTGCGATCATCGCTCACGTTGACCACGGTAAGACTACATTAGTTAACGAAATGCTAAAGCAATCAGACACACTAGGAAAGCATTATGAGATCCAGGATCGTGCCCTTGATTCAAATGCTATTGAAAGAGAACGTGGTATCACAATCCTTTCAAAGAATACAGCTGTTGATTACGATGGCAAGAAGATCAATATTTTGGATACACCAGGACACGCTGACTTCGGTGGTGAAGTTGAACGTATCATGAAGATGGTTGATGGTGTATTGTTGGTTGTTGATGCTTATGAAGGAACAATGCCACAAACACGCTTTGTTTTGAAAAAAGCTTTGGAACAACACTTAACACCAATCGTTGTTATTAACAAAATTGATAGACCAGGTGCTCGTCCTGCAGAAGTTGTTGACGAAGTACTTGAATTATTTATTGAATTAGGTGCTGATGATTCACAACTTGATTTCCCTGTTATTTATGCTTCAGCTATCAACGGAACATCAAGTTATTCAGATGATCCAGCAAAACAAGAACATACAATGAATCCATTGTTTGATACTATCTTGAAGACAATTCCTGCACCAATTGACAACTCAGATGAACCATTACAATTCCAAGTTGCCTTGCTAGATTACAACGATTATGTTGGTCGTATTGGTATTGGACGTATCTTCCGTGGAAAGATCAAGGTTGGAGATTCCGTTACAGTTATGAAACTTGACGGTTCAACTAAGAACTTCCGTGTAACTAAGTTGTTTGGTTTCATGGGCTTGAAACGTGTTGAAATCAATGAAGCTAAGGCTGGAGATTTGATTGCCGTTTCTGGTATGGAAGATATCTATGTTGGTGAAACTGTTACACCAGTTGACCATCAAGAAGCACTTCCATTGCTACGTATCGACGAACCAACATTGAAGATGATGTTCTTGCAAAACAACTCACCATTCGCTGGTCGTGAAGGTACAGAAGTTACTGCTAGAAAGATTGAAGATCGTTTGAAGAAACAATTACATACTGATGTTTCATTGCGTGTTGAAGATACTGATCAAGCTGGTGCTTGGATGGTTTCTGGACGTGGTGAACTTCACTTGTCAATTCTTGTTGAAGAGATGCGTCGTGAAGGTTTCGAATTACAACTATCACGTCCTGAAGTTATTTACAAGACAATTGATAACAAGAAGTGTGAACCTTTTGAAGAGGTAACAATTGATACACCTGACGAATATGTTGGTTCTGTGATCGATTCAATGGCTCAAAGAAAAGGTGACATGCAAAATATGGAGAGTACTGGAAATGGTCAAACTAGACTTATTTTCTCAACTCCATCACGTGGTTTGATTGGTTATTCAACAGAATTCCTTTCAATGACAGGTGGTTATGGTATTTTGAACAATACTTTCTCAGAATACAAGCCAGTCGTTAAGAACTGGAACCCAGGTAGAAGAACTGGTGCTTTGGTTTCAATTAACCAAGGACCATCAACTACATACAGTCTTGAATCAGTTGAAGATCGTGGTACATTATTTATCGGTGCCGGTGTTGATGTATATGAAGGTATGATCGTTGGTGAAAGTAGCCGTGATCAAGATATCGCTGTTACTGTTACTAAGGGTAAGAACCTTACTAATACACGTGCTTCTGGTAAGGATCATGCTGCTGCTATCAGAACACCTAGAGATATGTCACTTGAACAATCAATCGAATTCCTAAACGAAGACGAACTTTGTGAAGTAACACCTAAGAATGTAAGATTACGCAAGAAGATTTTGAACACAAACGAACGTAAGAAGTTTGACAAATCTAAGAAAAACTAA
- the lpdA gene encoding dihydrolipoyl dehydrogenase, which translates to MADDVIEKDTVIIGSGPGGYVAAIRASELGQSVTIIEKSDTVGGVCLNVGCVPSKALITAGHRLQQAKNSQTYGITTSDAKIDFTKTQAWKDQKVVSRMTSGVQMLLKKHHVELINGEAYLDSDTQLRIMPSGERQFMDNGGGQTIKFKHLILATGSRPIEIRGFKFADRVIDSTGGLNLKEIPKEFIIIGGGYVGTELAGAYADLGSHVTILEGSPNIIPNFEKDMVSIVKKNLEKKGVTIITNAMAKSSENKGDSVDVTYEVDGKPTTISADYCMVTVGRRPNTDNFGLEMTNVKLSDKGLVEVDEQGKTSVDNIYAIGDITKGPALAHKAFFEAKTVAGAISGKHTANDYIGVPAVCFTDPELASVGLTEADAKDKGIEVKTAKFPFAGNARAVSLDAAEGFVKLIAQKDTGTLLGGQIVGPGASDLISELSVAINCQLNAEDIALTIHPHPTLGEPIQEAADILIGYPTHI; encoded by the coding sequence TTGTTTAAATGTTGGTTGTGTACCATCAAAGGCTTTAATCACAGCTGGTCACAGACTTCAACAAGCTAAAAACTCACAGACATATGGAATTACAACAAGTGATGCCAAGATTGATTTTACCAAGACACAAGCTTGGAAAGATCAAAAAGTCGTTAGTAGAATGACTAGTGGTGTTCAAATGCTTTTGAAGAAACATCACGTTGAACTCATTAATGGTGAAGCATACTTGGATAGCGATACACAATTACGTATCATGCCAAGTGGCGAGAGACAATTTATGGATAATGGTGGCGGTCAAACAATCAAATTTAAACATTTGATTTTGGCTACTGGTAGTCGTCCAATCGAAATCAGAGGTTTCAAGTTTGCTGATCGAGTAATTGATTCAACTGGTGGTTTGAACTTAAAAGAAATTCCTAAGGAATTCATTATTATCGGAGGAGGTTACGTTGGAACTGAATTAGCTGGCGCATATGCTGATTTAGGTTCACACGTTACTATCTTGGAAGGATCGCCTAATATCATTCCAAACTTTGAAAAAGATATGGTTTCAATCGTTAAGAAGAACCTTGAGAAAAAAGGCGTTACAATTATTACTAATGCTATGGCTAAGAGTAGCGAAAACAAAGGCGATAGCGTTGATGTAACTTATGAGGTTGATGGCAAACCAACAACTATCAGTGCTGATTATTGTATGGTAACCGTTGGTCGTCGTCCTAATACTGATAATTTCGGACTCGAAATGACAAATGTGAAATTATCTGACAAAGGCTTAGTTGAAGTCGATGAACAAGGTAAGACCTCAGTAGATAATATTTACGCAATTGGTGATATTACTAAGGGCCCAGCTTTAGCTCATAAGGCATTCTTTGAGGCTAAGACAGTTGCTGGAGCAATTTCTGGTAAACATACAGCCAATGATTATATCGGCGTTCCTGCCGTTTGTTTCACTGATCCTGAATTAGCTAGTGTTGGTTTAACAGAAGCTGACGCTAAAGATAAAGGAATCGAAGTCAAAACAGCTAAGTTTCCATTTGCTGGTAATGCTCGTGCTGTCTCTTTGGATGCCGCTGAGGGATTTGTCAAGTTGATTGCACAAAAAGACACTGGAACATTACTAGGTGGACAAATTGTTGGACCTGGTGCCAGTGACTTGATCTCTGAATTAAGTGTAGCAATCAATTGTCAACTTAATGCAGAAGATATTGCCTTGACAATTCACCCACATCCAACGTTAGGTGAACCAATTCAAGAAGCTGCGGATATTTTAATTGGTTACCCAACTCATATTTAG
- a CDS encoding inositol monophosphatase family protein: MREDSKEIDAFLVSLLRTVGESLRGDSIKKKSVGTKKNRNDLVTNFDKKTEKFINSEIKKNYPQATIVSEEGYGDKVQDMSGLVFFVDPIDGTMNFVKRRDDFASMIGAYIDGKPLIGAIINVMDNEIYHGGKEIGLFINDKKIDNPKDLSLIEGLVDVSAPMALANKFNVQSVIKKSSGFRVYGSAGIIFGHLLTGKEVMYMSYLAPWDLAAGRVMCEAAGMSIVSIDDSPINMLESQVVIVGTQKVVSEALKTLKTR; the protein is encoded by the coding sequence ATGAGAGAAGACAGTAAAGAAATAGATGCTTTTTTAGTTAGCTTGTTGAGAACCGTCGGTGAAAGTTTGCGTGGAGATTCAATTAAGAAAAAGTCTGTCGGTACTAAAAAGAATCGAAATGACTTAGTAACTAATTTTGATAAAAAAACTGAAAAATTTATTAATAGTGAAATAAAGAAAAATTATCCACAAGCAACAATTGTAAGTGAAGAAGGCTATGGCGATAAGGTTCAAGATATGTCAGGCTTAGTTTTCTTTGTTGATCCGATTGACGGTACCATGAATTTTGTTAAGCGTCGAGATGATTTTGCATCAATGATTGGCGCTTACATTGACGGTAAACCATTAATTGGTGCTATTATTAACGTTATGGATAATGAAATTTATCACGGTGGTAAAGAGATTGGACTATTTATTAACGATAAAAAAATAGATAATCCAAAAGATCTATCGTTGATAGAAGGGCTAGTAGATGTTTCTGCTCCGATGGCTTTGGCAAATAAATTTAATGTTCAAAGTGTCATCAAGAAAAGCAGTGGCTTTAGGGTTTATGGCAGTGCCGGAATAATTTTTGGGCATTTGCTGACTGGAAAAGAAGTCATGTATATGTCATACTTAGCTCCTTGGGATTTAGCCGCTGGACGTGTTATGTGTGAGGCTGCAGGGATGAGCATCGTAAGTATTGACGATAGCCCAATAAATATGTTAGAATCACAAGTCGTAATAGTTGGTACTCAGAAAGTAGTTTCTGAAGCACTGAAGACACTTAAAACGCGTTAG
- a CDS encoding UPF0223 family protein: MQDNYSYPLDTDWTKEDMVKVVSLYNAVEKAYESSIKSDEFLQKYRAFQEVVPMKMEQKRLDKEFELQSGYSIYQVFKKCRTMKNGEKVRIHNERRQ; this comes from the coding sequence ATGCAAGATAACTACAGCTATCCACTTGATACCGATTGGACCAAAGAAGATATGGTCAAAGTGGTCTCCTTATACAATGCGGTCGAGAAAGCTTATGAATCCAGTATTAAAAGTGATGAGTTCTTACAAAAGTACCGTGCATTTCAAGAAGTTGTTCCAATGAAAATGGAGCAAAAAAGATTGGATAAAGAATTTGAATTGCAGTCTGGTTATTCTATCTACCAGGTTTTTAAAAAATGTCGAACAATGAAAAATGGTGAGAAGGTCAGAATCCACAATGAGAGAAGACAGTAA